The genomic segment CTTTCTTAAGAATTTACACTTATTGTGACCTATGTCATCTTGACTTCTCCTGTAATCTTTTTGCTGTATTGGCATCACCGATATAGAGGCTATCATATGCCTCTTGTGAGGACTTGAATGCCCCATGCCCTTGAATACCATGCCAATCTCCTTGCTCATAAATTGGAGATTCTAATCCTGTTTCTTCCTTTCTCTTGGTTAACCAAGCTTCCATCTTCCTTTCTAATGTATCGACCATGTCAGGGCGTAATTCTGCTAAGTTTTTTAACTCATTCGGGTCATCTTTCAGATTATACAATTCAACTTCTGGCTTGAAATGAAAATCAGGCTCAAGAGCAACAATTAACTTCCATTCTGGTGTTCTCCAACCATGTTTTCTCATCCATGTACACTCTGTAATATAAAATTCTTGCTCCATGTCATGATCATGAAAATCAATCAGATTTTTTAAACTTTTCCCATCATATTCAACACTTGTATCGATTTCTAGTAAGTCGAGAATTGTAGGGACAATATCAACATGGCTAGTATATGACTTTACCACTTTCCCTTTAGGTAGTTTTGGGGGCAGCCTTATGATCAGAGGGACCTTTAGATTAGATTCATACAAACCATGATGATCAAAATAGCAGTCATGCTCATATAAGGTTTCACCGTGATCTGAGTTCAAGACGATTAGGGTTTCGTCATAGACTCCCAAAGATTTTAAGAGCTGAATCATGTTTTGAATACAAGCATCCATGTAGGCTATTTCACCATCATACTGTGCCACTACGTAGTCTTTATCTGTGATGCCAGGTGGCATCCAACTCTTATGAAAATCACAAAAAGGTTTGAAATTGAAAATAGGTTCCATGGATTTATTGCCCTCCATACACTCATCCCCTTGATAAAATAATCGTTCAAAAGGAGCTGGAGGCAAATAGGGGGCGTGTGGGTCCATATGTCTCAAGAAAAGCAGAAATGGTTGTTCTCCCTTTAGAAGTTCCTTCAATCGTGGAATTGCCACATCGTTCAATTTTTCTGCTTTATGCAGCCGTCCTTCGTCCCAGCTCCCCCATGCAGGATAGTCTAGGTATTCATCAAAGCCTCTTGAGCTTGGATTCCCTGTAAATCCAACGCAGCTGGTGTAGTAGCCGTGGTCTCTAAGTATTTCGGGCAGGGTCTGGATTTCCTCCCTAAGCTGGCCCTTGTGCCTCAGCGCTACTACCTGCGTATTGATCACATCAAACCCTGTCAACATGGACGCATATCCAGGAGTTGTTGGGATGTTCGGACTAAAATAGTTCTTAAAACATACCCCCTCACGGGCTATCTGATCGATGTGAGGAGAGGTATTGCGAGTGTAGCCATTACAACCAAGATGGTCTGAACGTAGTGAATCGATTCCAAAAAATATGATGTTCTTTTTTTCGCCCATTCTCTGATTCCTCTAGATAAATTCGAATATTCGTCTACCTGTATTGCATTATGGAAATTCCTTCCAATAACTCACCCAGTTATGATATTCGACATCAATTATCGTATATGATGTTCGACATCAACTTTTATTTTTTAATCAAGTTCTTGAAATCTACATTTTCAGACAACTGACGTCGCACAAAAAAAGATTGCTTTTCAACCTGTACTTCCTTTATTTAGTGCCCCTTCATACGTGGCTGGATTTCTCAAACCATGAAAGAGAAGGAACTTTATGAAGTTGAATGAGTCTAAGCGGACGTCTGGTTGGCGTCGTTTTCTCAAGTACGGTAAGAAAATTGTTGGAGGAACAACCCTACTCTCTGCCCTCTGCCTTACACCCTCCGCTGTTCTAGCAGGTGGGCATGGGCTGCCCAAGGATGCTGCACCCACAGACCAGCAGGTGCTTCGTGTACCATGCGACAACACTCGCAATGAAGTAACTTTTGATTTCGCTGTAGCGGTTTATCAGCGCTACGAGTGCATTGCGGACCTCTTCCAGGATACACTGGTTGATCTGGACAAGGACTTCAATGTCATTCCTGCCTCTGCAGAGAGCTGGTCTGTCGATGCAAGTGGGAAAGTCTGGACTTTCAAACTGCGCAAGGGCCTCCAGTGGAGTGATGGAACTCCATTGACTGCTGCGGATTATGAAGCAACCTTCCGTTACTCAGCAGATCCCTCCAGTGCCTGGGACTTTACCTGGTTCTATTCTTTTATTGGAGCAGGTGGAATCAAGAACTGGAGCGAGGTAATTGCCGGGGAAATGCCCACCTCTGCGCTGGGTATTCGAGCCGTTGATGACCTGACACTGGAAGTAGAAACCGAAGGGGTCTTCCCGCCCCTGCCTGGTGTGATGAAGTTTGCCTTCTTGCTCTCCAAGAAAGCTCTGGAAGCGCACGGGCCCTATTACAACAACGATCCCGAAACCTCTGTCTCTGCAGGGCCTTACATGCTGACAGAGTTTGATCCAGGTAACAGAATCGTTGTGGAAGCCAACCCAAATTACAAAGGGTATCGTCCGGCTCGTTTGCAACGGATCGAGGGCATTTACATGTCTCCAGCAACCTTCTTCACTGCATTTCAACAGGGTGAGGTCGATACGGTCCCTTATGAGCGGCTGACTCCAGCAGACTTCAAGGTCATTGAGAGTGATCCCGTGTTGAAGAACAACTATCTCCGACACTTTGGAGATTTCCGTACGGATTATCTGCTCTTCGATACCTACACGGCCCCCTTCAATGATCTGAATGTTCGCAAAGCCTTCGCCTACGCCTTGGATCGTGATGCTATCGTCAAGAACGTCTATGGTGAGATCAAAGCGATGCCTGCACATTCCATGTTGATGCCGGGTTATCCTGCTTCGGACA from the SAR324 cluster bacterium genome contains:
- a CDS encoding sulfatase produces the protein MGEKKNIIFFGIDSLRSDHLGCNGYTRNTSPHIDQIAREGVCFKNYFSPNIPTTPGYASMLTGFDVINTQVVALRHKGQLREEIQTLPEILRDHGYYTSCVGFTGNPSSRGFDEYLDYPAWGSWDEGRLHKAEKLNDVAIPRLKELLKGEQPFLLFLRHMDPHAPYLPPAPFERLFYQGDECMEGNKSMEPIFNFKPFCDFHKSWMPPGITDKDYVVAQYDGEIAYMDACIQNMIQLLKSLGVYDETLIVLNSDHGETLYEHDCYFDHHGLYESNLKVPLIIRLPPKLPKGKVVKSYTSHVDIVPTILDLLEIDTSVEYDGKSLKNLIDFHDHDMEQEFYITECTWMRKHGWRTPEWKLIVALEPDFHFKPEVELYNLKDDPNELKNLAELRPDMVDTLERKMEAWLTKRKEETGLESPIYEQGDWHGIQGHGAFKSSQEAYDSLYIGDANTAKRLQEKSR
- a CDS encoding peptide ABC transporter substrate-binding protein, which translates into the protein MKLNESKRTSGWRRFLKYGKKIVGGTTLLSALCLTPSAVLAGGHGLPKDAAPTDQQVLRVPCDNTRNEVTFDFAVAVYQRYECIADLFQDTLVDLDKDFNVIPASAESWSVDASGKVWTFKLRKGLQWSDGTPLTAADYEATFRYSADPSSAWDFTWFYSFIGAGGIKNWSEVIAGEMPTSALGIRAVDDLTLEVETEGVFPPLPGVMKFAFLLSKKALEAHGPYYNNDPETSVSAGPYMLTEFDPGNRIVVEANPNYKGYRPARLQRIEGIYMSPATFFTAFQQGEVDTVPYERLTPADFKVIESDPVLKNNYLRHFGDFRTDYLLFDTYTAPFNDLNVRKAFAYALDRDAIVKNVYGEIKAMPAHSMLMPGYPASDTKDELKQYQTFDCPKAKKHLADAGYPDGKGFPAQEMWLRGEGPAMSAVYQASAASIAQCLNIKIEVSNKDGKVYMDALNAKPTQLTLGAVSYGMDFLDPSNLLGIWVSSGRHSWTNDKFDSMVAEASNLVGDDKKREQMFRDAQKILVDDVGGVFIAHRWQGDLFKPYVQGDSFRVPDSNGISGKHWGNDWYWGNVYITNAK